One Halarcobacter ebronensis genomic window carries:
- the tcuB gene encoding tricarballylate utilization 4Fe-4S protein TcuB, translating into MFNKEDNLLRLKDASRAMEICNACRYCETLCPVFPQITQFRTFDEATLNYLSNLCHNCKGCYHSCQYAPPHEFNLNIPKTFSELRVDSYIKYAFPNILGKLFAKNGTVVSIIIALCIALLFIAGSYFNSADSLFTAYDGKGSFFKVIPYEVMTLVSALIFLHVIIAFIVGFRRFWTENGDKMSELTDLSLWKYAMGAVATLKHLDGGDNGHGCNHMDDRFTHSRKWYHHAVMYGFILTLISTTLAAIYHHFLGLQAPYDFDSLVVITGALGGILMVIGCVGLTYIKIKADPIPISQKLLGMDYSFIAILALVNITGLLLLVFRDGIYMPSLLCIHLGFVLAFFLIMPYSKFVHLLYRLGALLKYAKYVKNN; encoded by the coding sequence ATGTTTAATAAAGAAGATAATCTTTTAAGATTAAAAGATGCAAGTAGAGCTATGGAGATATGCAATGCCTGTAGATATTGTGAAACTTTATGTCCAGTATTTCCTCAAATTACACAGTTTAGAACCTTTGATGAAGCAACACTAAATTATCTATCAAATCTTTGTCATAACTGCAAAGGGTGTTACCACAGTTGTCAATACGCTCCGCCCCATGAGTTTAATTTAAATATTCCAAAAACATTTTCAGAACTAAGAGTTGATAGTTATATTAAATATGCATTTCCTAATATTTTAGGAAAATTATTTGCAAAAAATGGAACAGTTGTAAGTATTATAATTGCACTTTGTATAGCTTTGTTGTTTATAGCTGGAAGTTATTTTAACAGTGCAGATTCACTTTTTACAGCTTATGATGGGAAAGGTTCTTTTTTTAAAGTAATCCCATATGAAGTTATGACTTTAGTTTCAGCTTTGATTTTCCTTCATGTGATTATTGCTTTTATTGTTGGTTTTAGAAGGTTTTGGACAGAAAATGGCGATAAGATGTCTGAATTAACTGATTTATCCCTATGGAAATATGCAATGGGTGCAGTAGCAACACTAAAACACCTTGATGGTGGAGATAATGGGCATGGATGTAATCATATGGATGATAGATTTACCCACTCAAGAAAATGGTATCATCATGCAGTTATGTATGGATTTATTTTAACTTTAATCTCTACAACACTTGCAGCAATTTATCATCACTTTTTAGGACTTCAAGCTCCTTATGATTTTGATTCTTTAGTGGTGATTACAGGAGCATTAGGTGGTATTTTAATGGTAATTGGATGTGTTGGTTTAACATACATTAAAATCAAAGCTGATCCTATACCTATATCGCAAAAACTTCTTGGGATGGATTATTCATTTATAGCTATATTAGCCTTGGTAAATATCACAGGTTTATTACTATTAGTATTTAGAGACGGAATCTATATGCCATCTTTATTATGTATTCATTTAGGTTTTGTATTGGCTTTCTTTTTAATTATGCCTTATAGTAAGTTTGTACACTTATTATATAGATTAGGTGCCTTACTTAAATACGCAAAATATGTAAAAAACAACTAA
- a CDS encoding YchJ family protein — protein MKVSGNAFCPCGSQKKFKKCCRVFHEGESPSSALELMKSRYSAYAASNSDYIINTTHRDNKDYTTDINSWKKQIYDFFNHTEFKGLEILEFIDGDNEAFVTFKAILFQGAIDTSFIEKSKFVKVNNMWLYHSGEFIQ, from the coding sequence ATGAAAGTTTCGGGAAATGCGTTTTGTCCCTGTGGCAGTCAAAAAAAATTTAAAAAATGCTGTAGGGTTTTCCATGAAGGGGAATCTCCCTCTTCTGCACTAGAACTGATGAAATCAAGGTATAGTGCTTATGCTGCTAGCAATTCAGATTATATTATAAATACAACCCATCGGGATAATAAAGATTATACAACTGACATTAATAGTTGGAAAAAACAGATTTATGATTTTTTTAATCATACAGAGTTTAAGGGCTTAGAGATATTAGAATTTATCGATGGGGATAATGAAGCTTTTGTTACCTTTAAAGCAATCCTTTTTCAAGGAGCTATAGATACCTCTTTTATAGAAAAAAGTAAATTTGTAAAAGTTAATAATATGTGGTTATACCATAGTGGTGAATTTATTCAATAA
- a CDS encoding YaaA family protein, protein MKILFSPSETKFKGGENKKLDKKDFIFPELFDKRIEAINEYQRFINNASNEQLAKLFGTKKQDVIDYYKGDLLKKELMKVIERYDGVAFDYLKYKELKDKEKEYIDKNVMIFSNLFGPVNAGDFGLPDYKLKQGEKVGELALEKFYNENFTKKIDEYLKGEEIIDLRAGFYEKFYKLNQPYLTMKFIKDKKVVSHWAKAYRGIILNLMAKNNIQNIDELMNMEVENLLISEIKKQKFKTEIIYEIK, encoded by the coding sequence ATGAAAATACTTTTTTCCCCAAGTGAGACAAAATTTAAAGGTGGTGAAAATAAAAAATTAGATAAAAAAGATTTTATATTTCCAGAACTTTTTGATAAAAGAATCGAAGCTATCAATGAATATCAAAGATTTATAAATAATGCTTCAAATGAACAATTAGCAAAACTATTTGGTACAAAAAAACAAGATGTGATTGATTACTATAAAGGAGATCTTTTAAAAAAAGAACTTATGAAAGTGATTGAGCGATATGATGGGGTTGCTTTTGATTATCTAAAATATAAAGAGTTAAAAGATAAAGAGAAAGAGTATATTGATAAAAATGTTATGATTTTTTCCAATCTTTTTGGCCCTGTAAATGCAGGGGACTTTGGTTTGCCAGATTATAAATTGAAACAGGGTGAAAAAGTAGGAGAACTTGCTTTAGAAAAATTTTATAATGAAAACTTTACAAAAAAAATTGATGAATATTTAAAAGGTGAAGAGATTATTGATTTAAGAGCTGGTTTCTATGAAAAATTTTACAAACTAAATCAACCCTATTTAACAATGAAATTTATAAAAGATAAAAAAGTGGTAAGCCATTGGGCAAAAGCATATAGAGGGATTATTTTAAATTTAATGGCAAAAAATAATATCCAAAATATAGATGAACTTATGAATATGGAAGTTGAAAATTTATTGATAAGTGAAATAAAAAAACAAAAATTTAAAACTGAAATTATTTATGAGATAAAATAG
- a CDS encoding small multi-drug export protein, giving the protein MNLFNKELQKRLFSTQEGLILILSFSLIFFTTFSLVFFYFYDAVFASKITTMIFTNIFIGRVPAISFGYASNLSHIVVIVFNIIAEMILVTLIYSIFVFSFKGVVRVKGLEDFFNKVKEKKEKHKNIFLKYGRLGLFIFVFIPFWMTGPIVGSIIGFLIGMKHFTIIFIVFLATIISMTLWGLFLQEIVGFLGEFDIRFIWILILIAVVSVIIFKLKRRK; this is encoded by the coding sequence GTGAATTTATTCAATAAAGAGCTTCAAAAGAGGCTTTTTAGTACCCAAGAGGGATTGATTTTAATCCTCTCTTTTTCCCTTATATTTTTTACAACTTTTAGTCTTGTTTTTTTCTATTTTTATGATGCAGTTTTTGCTAGTAAAATAACGACTATGATATTTACAAATATTTTTATTGGAAGGGTTCCTGCAATATCTTTTGGTTATGCCTCAAATCTTTCCCATATTGTAGTTATTGTTTTTAATATAATTGCAGAGATGATCCTTGTAACTTTGATTTATTCAATTTTTGTTTTTAGTTTTAAAGGAGTGGTAAGGGTCAAAGGATTAGAAGATTTTTTTAATAAAGTTAAAGAGAAAAAAGAAAAACATAAAAATATTTTTTTGAAATATGGAAGATTAGGACTTTTTATTTTTGTATTTATCCCTTTTTGGATGACTGGACCAATTGTTGGTTCAATTATAGGTTTTTTAATTGGGATGAAACACTTTACTATTATATTCATAGTTTTTTTAGCAACTATTATATCTATGACACTTTGGGGATTGTTCCTACAAGAGATAGTTGGCTTTTTAGGGGAATTTGATATAAGGTTTATCTGGATTCTTATTTTAATAGCTGTTGTTTCTGTAATAATTTTTAAATTAAAAAGAAGAAAATAA
- a CDS encoding ComEA family DNA-binding protein has protein sequence MKNVLFILFMLVAFLFGAVDFNSATKEELMDIKGIGEKKAEAIIEYRKTNKINSVEDLEAIKGFGPGLIEKIKNSNK, from the coding sequence ATGAAAAATGTTTTGTTTATTTTGTTTATGTTGGTTGCATTTCTTTTTGGCGCAGTTGATTTTAATAGTGCTACAAAAGAGGAGTTGATGGATATAAAAGGTATTGGTGAAAAAAAAGCTGAAGCAATAATTGAGTATAGAAAAACCAATAAAATCAATAGTGTTGAAGATTTAGAAGCTATAAAGGGATTTGGTCCAGGACTTATTGAAAAGATTAAAAATAGCAATAAATAG
- a CDS encoding DUF695 domain-containing protein yields MEEKWYLENTGNINQMLRVRDDIDLPQTMREFPHLVLINHDFHASDDIMFPDASCIAFFTVFENNHLEALEEENSAALLAVDICEGLMQFYLYSKDPEKTIYDCIEFLKSNELYKCSFEIIKNDKGERLNNLI; encoded by the coding sequence ATGGAAGAGAAGTGGTATTTAGAAAATACAGGAAATATAAATCAGATGTTAAGAGTAAGAGATGATATTGATTTGCCCCAAACAATGAGAGAGTTTCCCCACTTGGTTTTAATAAATCATGATTTTCATGCTTCAGATGATATTATGTTTCCAGATGCTTCTTGTATAGCTTTTTTCACAGTTTTTGAAAATAATCATCTTGAAGCTTTGGAAGAGGAGAATAGTGCTGCACTGCTTGCAGTTGATATTTGTGAAGGACTTATGCAGTTTTATTTATATTCAAAAGATCCAGAAAAAACAATTTATGATTGCATAGAGTTTTTAAAATCAAATGAGCTTTATAAATGTAGTTTTGAAATTATAAAAAATGACAAAGGGGAGAGATTAAATAATTTAATCTAA